One window of Pelmatolapia mariae isolate MD_Pm_ZW linkage group LG18, Pm_UMD_F_2, whole genome shotgun sequence genomic DNA carries:
- the LOC134617496 gene encoding myomegalin-like isoform X3, producing MFDLKMKEVCRICGRELCGNQRKWIFHPAAKLNLHVLLSYAVGQELTRDGRGEFACSKCTFMLDRMYRFDTVIARVEALSIERLQRLLQEKHRLRQCISGLYRKTNSDEGAVTLSGSDDGPGDGMVDISGLTHAKYCALLQEDLVYSLYESWADDSLDCQHHHHPQCPAAKGSEVTVEGSQRCTPSTPRRCRGCSYWRVADSDYEAVCKVPRKLARSISCGPSTRYSASVVGGSVTGGGAGGEGERKNVEDSEDVPSSQTLVPGSQDPSRTSDSDRTLAGRASSSPSIASLEAAEEYIQPGAITDGSLSSPVDAIEDQISDSLSEEHMGAPLGQASPRRTFSLALSLLQSCAVYRPVRSTKGSKLPVFLRRSSSNGGTRLSFTDPVMGMPYGSPNGERYNHTPTPELDTPLIRVDTGLDQDLNLADMEKLFEDLYKEYPPPPPHQSLVEEQQSQLNQYECAAGQCVSELQKAQLQVQSLQAKIQESEANNMKLQEKLSEMECELRSLRQASQSQERTIQGLTESLSTKDSEAQELYQLIEGQNTTLCKLQEIAHHSQLAQSKAPAGVSESLALAQLQGELVGVQSSLFSLGLELEASQRSLRQSQRQADDLMRFKERLNSDLQEALQHREVTEKHNQDLRCALHKLRTELQAKEAALKESEAEKHALTQEKDRSVAQLKIALQDKEQQLQEYSEMAESTGSSKPNPRDALLEKLRERIKERDRALEQSIDDKFRCVEEREGQVRRLQLALREKERDLERLRCILSNNEETITSLDGLVRGKELELEQAAEAYRNLQWLKQQSDEKERNSLREKDTIITQLQAALQTRSQEAQDLTAVLVARVQAGPTEVVEELKARLALKEKLFQELLGDRSRQSKEHQAQIQDLLSTLSSKDQYLQDYSYRLSLVISERTGQLQELRKQLSEREQELHELRWDKERDTGGETEHLQSLLKEKEAFIKELMKAQEEAKQPFSKESEAEIKALKEDMQLVLKKEAEAQKEISALRSSLAHQQSEGDATKDSTDHKHVLEQLVSEYNKLNDALRAEKRLYQNLTHIHKSDSSSEKIQALHMELDSVQALRRQLEEVLSRTRNTALLLDRAAKRQPDFGELSTEEEEGDDEDGSSEEFTDSIEEDDDSVNARSLTSGQAQGPECVTRGLVRGAQSQRADVKQLDEARKTLEFELEEIKSQLERDGYTSVSQMRSALQKLQRENQALKENQVRAGVVGTNTEKSLSPEEEQEEEEEEEEEEEEEEEEEEEEEEEEEDTEEEDELETSPVPAGKRGPPCVSLSSEPGKRHCMRPCSLNLGTLTSHHLTHQPEAETAVAGDSSQVRALWRDKEDGLREQASRLHTDLTLSQQENRELQERLMVSEATVQAQAEQLKEYRDLLTETSVQQANKQVQVDLQDLGYETCGRSENEAEREDTSSPEFDDLEMCTSLSHPQDCEGGGWYAGSCSSNRGAYEMRDESASLQHLVQDLRSQLTRCHKVIRGLQLRVRSLSATSDYASSLERTPRKVNWALERSPAPSGVDEDEGWLSDTQGARPGSKPSRELQELMERVASLEAQLKTTRSEGKGQAEEGKCATWPGKYNSLIQAQARELSHLRQRMREGQGVCHILTQHLGDTTKAFEELLRANDIDYYMGQSFREQLAQSTALAQRVVTKISGRERVESHDDKTGHELLALRLSKELQQKDKIIESLHTKLQHRPETPSSCHALSETTDQSDRTSLVSDEYQTNEDLELCSDLDTREYQEEHRLRQPGLGLDPEGFPEPHDKALFTLSPNQHNQHGLSSYSQLSHHAFQPYQLGGIPTGHLMKSDSGLMSGGPLWDMENFVGSYSGSSPHQPGSSQTGVNLIEEHLQEVRCLRQRLEESIRTNERLRQQLEEKLATTGRDGGAPTNIYIQGLDTVTQLSNEIRVLKEENLGLQSRLQASTVSPMLSDTSEEVVQLREAVFTARARLKQSELEAEQWKEELRRLQAHSQEQGQQIHTLRQERQAGQEKTNRLQHEVSLLQQQLCESRELIHSLQSELHVYDRVCSSTKANKGYLCEVPVLPVELGELLGEVRSLRAQLQNSVQENSALKQLELHKQLEQKLGVGSPRTPSLSALTASPQRENFYRRQLLHDPAPSPPVRDIGLFNCGSPGPPYSDLDDSHSTANADPLDPHSELEGDAPDGSFANRHGRHAIGHVDDFSALQQQVLEGRSLVQRMEMTLQACLGPPMLDVNQKQSSELILDYGCVRSLLSNTKTLRQILEEAMSLLKMFWRAALPSTDPSIQNLKKEQCMQEEILSLKLRVSEQEEVLKGTIQRLRSTSRTKESMEHFIVSQLSRTRDVLKKARTNLETNKLRLSSLSSSSSSPYAAEEPGGAARERPADRSFLKAGGASGVTATRTSQRTAARKRSSQCLL from the exons ATGTTTGATCTCAAGATGAAGGAGGTGTGTCGTATTTGTGGACGGGAGCTCTGTGGCAACCAGCGAAAATGGATCTTCCATCCTGCTGCCAAACTCAACCTGCACGTGCTGCTCTCTTATGCTGTGGGGCAGGAGCTGACCCGGGACGGCAGAGGAGAGTTTGCCTGCTCCAAGTGCACCTTCATGCTGGACCGCATGTACCGCTTCGACACAGTCATCGCTCGTGTGGAGGCACTGTCCATCGAGAGGTTGCAGCGGCTCCTGCAGGAGAAGCATCGACTGAGGCAGTGCATCAGCGGGCTCTATCGGAAAACCAATTCAGATGAAGGGGCTGTAACATTAAGTGGAAGTGATGACGGACCAGGGGATGGGATGGTGGATATTTCAGGGCTAACTCATGCAAAGTATTGCGCCCTGCTCCAGGAGGATTTAGTCTACTCTTTGTATGAGTCCTGGGCAGATGACAGCCTGGACTGCCAACATCACCACCATCCTCAATGTCCTGCTGCTAAAGGGTCAGAGGTTACAGTTGAAGGCTCACAACGGTGTACGCCCAGCACTCCCAGAAGGTGCCGGGGATGTTCTTATTGGCGGGTGGCAGACTCTGATTATGAAGCTGTCTGTAAGGTGCCCAGAAAGTTGGCCCGGAGTATTTCTTGTGGGCCATCAACCAGATATTCAGCCAGTGTGGTTGGGGGAAGTGTGACTGGAGGTGGTGCAGgtggagaaggagagaggaaaaatGTGGAAGATTCAGAAGACGTCCCCTCCTCTCAGACTCTAGTTCCTGGATCTCAGGACCCCTCGAGGACCTCAGATAGTGATCGCACTTTAGCTGGGCGAGCCAGCTCAAGCCCCTCTATAGCATCCCTGGAGGCAGCTGAGGAATATATTCAGCCTGGAGCCATAACAGATGGATCCCTGAGCTCCCCAGTGGATGCAATAGAAGACCAGATATCTGACTCCCTCTCTGAGGAGCACATGGGAGCTCCACTTGGCCAAGCCTCTCCTAGACGCACTTTCTCTCTAGCCCTCTCTTTGCTGCAAAGCTGTGCTGTCTACCGGCCAGTCCGGAGCACAAAAGGGAGCAAGCTCCCAGTCTTTCTCAGACGAAGCTCCAGCAACGGGGGCACAAGGTTGTCCTTTACCGATCCCGTTATGGGAATGCCTTATGGAAGCCCAAACGGAGAGAGATACAATCACACACCAACACCTGAGCTGGATACCCCTCTGATCAGAGTGGACACTGGGCTGGATCAGGATCTGAACCTGGCAGACATGGAGAAATTATTTGAAGATTTGTACAAAGAgtatcctcctcctcctccccaccAG AGTCTTGTTGAAGAGCAGCAGAGCCAGCTGAACCAGTATGAGTGTGCGGCCGGTCAGTGTGTCAGCGAGCTGCAGAAGGCCCAGCTCCAGGTCCAATCCCTGCAGGCCAAGATCCAAGAGAGCGAGGCCAACAACATG AAGCTGCAGGAGAAGCTGAGTGAGATGGAGTGCGAGCTACGTTCGCTTCGCCAGGCCTCTCAGAGTCAGGAAAGAACCATTCagggcctcacagagtctctcaGCACCAAAGACAGcgag GCCCAGGAGCTGTACCAGCTGATTGAAGGGCAGAACACCACACTTTGCAAGCTGCAGGAAATAGCCCATCACAGCCAGCTTGCTCAAAGCAAG GCTCCGGCAGGAGTTAGCGAGTCCTTGGCGCTTGCTCAGCTGCAGGGCGAGCTGGTCGGGGTGCAGAGCTCCCTGTTCTCTCTTGGGCTGGAGCTGGAGGCCAGCCAGAGGAGTCTGAGACAGAGCCAGAGGCAAGCCGATGACCTGATGAGGTTCAAGGAGAGACTAAACTCAGATCTACAGGAGGCACTGCAGCACAGAGAGGTCACCGAAAAACACAATCAG GACCTGCGCTGCGCCCTTCACAAACTTCGCACTGAGCTTCAGGCCAAAGAAGCAGCTTTAAAGGAGAGCGAAGCAGAGAAACACGCTCTGACGCAGGAGAAAGACCGGAGCGTCGCACAGCTCAAAATCGCTCTGCAGGACAAGGAGCAACAGTTGCAG GAGTACTCAGAGATGGCGGAATCAACGGGAAGCTCCAAACCAAATCCAAGAGACGCCCTGCTGGAGAAACTGAGGGAGCGCATTAAAGAAAGAGACAGAGCTCTGGAG CAATCCATCGATGACAAGTTCCGCTGTGTGGAGGAGCGTGAGGGCCAGGtgaggaggctgcagctggctcTGAGAGAGAAGGAGCGAGACCTGGAGAGACTCCGCTGCATTCTGTCCAACAACGAGGAGACCATCACG AGTCTTGACGGTTTGGTGCGGGGTAAAGAGCTGGAGCTGGAGCAGGCAGCAGAGGCCTACAGGAACCTCCAGTGGTTGAAGCAGCAGAGCGACGAGAAGGAGAGAAACTCcctgagagagaaagacaccATCATAACCCAGCTACAAGCAGCACTACAGACACGCAGCCAGGAGGCTCAG GATCTCACAGCTGTCCTCGTCGCCAGAGTTCAGGCCGGTCCCACTGAGGTTGTGGAGGAGCTGAAGGCTCGGTTGGCTCTGAAAGAGAAACTCTTCCAGGAGCTTTTGGGAGACCGCAGCCGGCAGTCTAAGGAACACCAAGCACAGATCCAGGATCTGCTCAGCACTCTCAGCTCCAAAGACCAGTATCTGCAG GACTACTCCTACAGGCTTTCCTTAGTGATCAGTGAGCGGACTGGCCAGCTACAGGAGCTTCGCAAGCAGCTGTCAGAAAGAGAGCAGGAGCTGCATGAACTGAGATGGGACAAGGAGAGAGACACGGGAGGAGAGACGGAGCATCTGCAGAGTCTCCTTAAAGAGAAGGAGGCTTTTATCAAG GAACTGATGAAGGCCCAGGAAGAGGCCAAGCAGCCGTTTTCCAAGGAGAGCGAGGCAGAGATCAAGGCTCTGAAGGAAGACATGCAGCTGGTGCTGAAAAAGGAGGCAGAGGCTCAG AAGGAGATCTCTGCTCTGCGTTCGTCTTTAGCTCACCAGCAGTCAGAAGGAGATGCCACAAAAGACAGCACTGATCACAAA CATGTGCTTGAGCAGCTGGTATCAGAGTACAACAAGCTGAATGACGCCCTGAGGGCAGAGAAGAGGTTATACCAAAATCTCACTCACATTCATAAGAGTGACAG cagctcagagAAGATCCAGGCCCTCCACATGGAGTTGGATTCAGTTCAGGCACTCCGCAGACAGCTGGAGGAGGTCCTCTCTCGGACCCGTAACACGGCCCTGCTACTGGACAGGGCAGCTAAAAGGCAGCCTGACTTTGGAG AGCTCAgcacagaggaggaagagggagacGATGAAGACGGCAGCAGTGAGGAGTTCACAGACAGCATAGAGGAGGATGACGATAGCGTGAATGCCAGAAGTTTGACCTCCGGTCAG GCTCAAGGACCTGAGTGTGTGACCCGAGGGCTGGTGAGGGGGGCACAATCCCAGAGAGCTGATGTAAAGCAGCTCGATGAAGCAAGGAAGACACTCGAGTTCGAGCTTGAAGAAATAAAGTCACAGCTGGAGAGGGATGGATACACCTCTGTATCTCAGATGAG GAGTGCCCTGCAGAAGCTGCAAAGGGAGAACCAGGCCCTAAAAGAAAACCAGGTACGAGCTGGAGTGGTGGggacaaacacagagaagaGTCTGAGCCCAGAAGAAgaacaggaagaagaagaggaggaggaagaagaagaagaggaggaggaggaagaagaagaagaagaggaggaggaggaagaggatacTGAGGAAGAAGATGAACTGGAAACATCTCCGGTGCCGGCGGGGAAGCGAGGTCCTCCATGTGTTAGTCTGAGCAGCGAGCCAGGGAAGAGGCACTGCATGAGGCCATGCTCTCTGAACCTGGGCACACTGACATCTCACCATCTCACACACCAACCTGAAGCG GAGACAGCGGTCGCTGGTGACAGCTCTCAGGTCAGAGCGCTCTGGCGAGATAAAGAGGATGGCCTCCGTGAACAGGCGTCTCGTCTGCACACTGATCTGACTCTGAGCCAGCAGGAGAACAGAGAGCTGCAAGAGAGGCTGATGGTGTCTGAGGCCACGGTCCAAGCTCAGGCCGAACAGCTGAAGGAGTACAGAGATCTGCTCA CTGAGACGTCTGTCCAGCAGGCCAACAAGCAGGTGCAGGTGGATCTTCAGGATCTGGGTTATGAAACTTGTGGCCGGAGTGAGAACGAAGCAGAGAGAGAAGACACCAGCAGCCCAG agTTTGACGACCTAGAGATGTGCACATCGCTGTCCCATCCTCAGGACTGTGAGGGTGGTGGCTGGTACGCTGGAAGCTGCAGCAGTAACAGAGGCGCTTATGAAATGAGGGATGAGTCGGCGTCTCTCCAGCATCTGGTCCAGGATCTGCGCTCACAGCTGACTCGCTGTCACAAAGTGATCCGTGGACTGCAGCTCCGTGTCCGGTCTTTGTCTGCGACCAGCGACTACGCCTCCAGCTTGGAGCGCACCCCCCGCAAG GTAAACTGGGCGCTTGAAAGATCACCAGCCCCGAGTGGTGTGGATGAGGATGAAGGTTGGTTATCTGATACCCAAGGGGCTCGTCCAGGGTCCAAGCCCAGCAGGGAGCTCCAAGAACTGATGGAACGAGTCGCGTCGCTGGAGGCTCAGTTGAAAACTACCAGATCGGAGGGCAAAGGCCAAGCAGAAGAAGGGAAATGTGCCACCTGGCCTGG GAAGTACAACTCTCTGATCCAGGCTCAAGCTCGTGAGCTGTCCCACCTGAGGCAGCGGATGAGAGAAGGGCAAGGAGTCTGTCACATCCTGACCCAACACCTGGGAGACACCACCAAG GCTTTTGAGGAGCTCCTGCGGGCCAATGATATTGACTACTACATGGGTCAGAGCTTCAGAGAGCAGCTGGCACAGAGCACCGCCCTTGCACAAAGAGTGGTCACCAAGATTAGCGGAC GAGAACGTGTAGAGAGCCATGACGACAAGACAGGCCACGAGTTGCTCGCCTTGCG GTTAAGTAAGGAGTTGCAGCAGAAAGATAAAATCATTGAATCACTCCACACGAAGCTGCAGCACCGTCCCGAGACCCCGTCCAGTTGCCACGCCCTCTCTGAGACTACGGACCAATCAGATAGGACCTCCTTGGTGTCCGATGAGTACCAAACCAATGAAGACTTGGAGCTGTGCTCTGATTTGGACACCAGGGAATATCAGGAGGAACACCGACTCCGGCAGCCAGGACTTGGATTAGATCCGGAAG GCTTCCCAGAGCCTCATGACAAGGCTCTGTTCACCCTTTCACCTAATCAACACAACCAGCATGGCCTGTCAAGCTACAGCCAGCTATCCCATCATGCCTTTCAACCCTACCAACTGGGGGGCATCCCTACAGGCCACTTAATGAAGTCTGACTCAGGTTTAATGTCAGGGGGGCCTTTGTGGGACATGGAAAACTTCGTCGGAAGTTATTCTGGATCATCTCCGCACCAACCAGGAAGCAGCCAAACAG GGGTAAATTTGATAGAGGAACACCTGCAGGAGGTGAGGTGTCTTCGCCAACGCCTGGAGGAGTCCATTAGGACCAATGAGAGGCTTCGTCAACAGCTTGAGGAAAAACTGGCCACCACTGGACGTGATGGAG gGGCTCCAACCAACATTTATATTCAGGGACTGGACACAGTCACTCAGCTGTCCAATGAGATCAGAGTCCTGAAGGAAGAAAACTTGGGTCTGCAGTCCCGCTTGCAGGCCAGCACAG TCTCTCCTATGCTCTCAGACACAAGTGAGGAGGTGGTGCAATTGAGGGAGGCGGTGTTTACAGCACGTGCTCGCCTGAAGCAATCAGAGCTGGAAGCTGAGCAGTGGAAGGAGGAACTCAGGCGCCTTCAGGCCCACAGTCAGGAGCAGGGACAGCAGATTCACACATTAAGGCAGGAGCGACAGGCGGGGCAGGAGAAAACCAACAG GCTCCAGCACGAGGTGTCACTACTCCAGCAGCAGCTATGTGAGAGCAGGGAACTGATCCACTCCCTGCAGAGCGAACTACACGTCTATGATCGAGTGTGTTCCAGCACAAAGGCCAACAAAG GCTACCTGTGCGAGGTACCAGTTCTACCAGTAGAGTTGGGGGAGTTGTTGGGAGAGGTGAGGAGCCTACGGGCTCAGTTGCAAAACAGTGTCCAGGAGAACAGCGCTCTCAAACAGCTGGAGCTCCACAAGCAACTGGAACAAAAGCTGGGCGTGGGCTCACCTCGGACTCCCTCGCTCTCTGCTCTCACTGCCAGCCCTCAGAGGGAAAACTTCTACAGACGTCAGCTGCTTCATG ACCCAGCTCCATCTCCACCAGTCAGGGACATTGGTCTCTTTAACTGTGGATCTCCTGGTCCTCCCTACTCAGACTTGGATGACAGCCATAGCACTGCCAATG CAGACCCTCTTGATCCACACTCTGAGCTGGAGGGGGATGCGCCCGATGGATCATTCGCGAACCGTCATGGTCGTCACGCCATTGGTCACGTGGATGACTTCAGTGCTTTGCAGCAGcaagtcctcgagggccggagCCTCGTCCAGCGCATGGAGATGACCCTGCAGGCCTGCCTCGGTCCACCAATGCTGGATGTAAACCAGAAACAGAGCAGCGAGCTG ATTCTGGATTACGGATGTGTTAGGAGTCTTCTGTCTAACACCAAGACTCTGAGGCAGATCTTGGAGGAGGCAATGTCTCTGCTGAAGATGTTCTGGAGAGCAGCTCTTCCCAGCACGGATCCCTCCATCCAGAACCTTaagaag GAGCAGTGCATGCAGGAGGAGATCTTGTCCTTGAAACTGCGTGTGTCTGAGCAGGAAGAAGTTCTTAAGGGGACAATACAAAGACTGAGGAGCACCAGCCGCACCAAGGAGAGCATGGAGCACTTCATAGTCAGCCAGC TATCAAGGACTCGTGATGTGCTGAAAAAAGCAAGGACAAATTTAGAG ACGAATAAGCTGAGACTTTCCTCTCTaagttcctcctcttcctctccttatGCTG ctgaAGAGCCAGGAGGTGCTGCCAGAGAGCGACCTGCTGATCGCAGTTTCCTGAAGGCCGGTGGTGCTTCTGGAGTCACTGCAACTAGGACCAGTCAGCGTACGGCAGCGAGAAAGCGCAGCAGCCAATGCCTGCTTTAG